From the Planktothricoides raciborskii GIHE-MW2 genome, the window CAAAAATTCGCGCGAGTATATTATGGGGTAATTTCAGCCACAAGCTGAAAAATTATTTCATCGCTACACTCTTCCGCTGATTGATAAACTTCTGACAAGCAATCACCGGAAATTTGCCTTAAATAGAACTGGATATCTTCCTCCCGTTTCAATGTAGAATCCTTGGATTTCAACGGATGAAAAACTTGTGATTTCTGATATAAATAAAGAACTCCTAAATATTTTTCCATTTTGACTAAAAGTTCTTGTTCCTGGAAAGGCTTTAGCACGAAATCATCACAACCAATTTGCAAGATTTCCTGGCGATCTTCCTCAAAAGCACTAGCGGTTAAAGCAATAATTACAATTTTTTGGCTCAGAGGATTAGCCTTAATTCGTTTCGTCGCTTCATAGCCATTCATCACCGGCATTTGCATATCCATCCAGATTAAATCCGGTTGCCAAGTTTTCAGGATATCGAGAGCTTCTTGACCATTGGTCGCTTCACGCACTTCCTGAAAACCCCATCTAGAAAGCATTTTCATTAGTAACAAACGATTTTCCAGTCGATCTTCAACTACAAGAATGCGGTATTGAGGTTGATCCGGCGCTAAACCAACCACCTTGGAGTATTTTGAAGTAGTAGCGATTTCCGTCAGATCGGCGTTTTCAATCTGAATATCAAACCCAAACGTTGTGTAAGCGCCCCCTTTTGTTCTTTGCAAATAAGTATCTTTGACCGGAGTGTCTGGGTTGCCAAAATGTTTCAAAGTACATTCTTCATTGTTCATAAACTTATCAGTTAAGAATTATCCTGGTTGGGTGGCAAGAGACGCATCCAACCAGGACTGACAGATTCAGAAGCAAATTCACCACTCCAGTCAGGATTAAAATGATAGATAGCAAAGCGATCGCAGTGCAGAATGGCGCGTAATTCTTCGGTTGTCACCGAGAAAATTGTCTGAAAATCTAAAGTCTGGCGCATTTTTTGAATAATTTTGGCGATCGCCCGTTCTCGGTCGGCAATTTCTCGCAAAGATTGCTCCGCTAAAGCGCGATCGCGGGATTCAATCGCCCGAGAAATCATATACGCCAAATAACTGATAAAATTTTGTTCCTCAATTTCCCAGACTCTTTTTTCACCCGTATGTTATATACAAATGACTCCCTTAATTTCACCCTTTAAATGAATTGGCACATCCAACATAGAACTAATCAATAATGGAGTCAGATAAGTTTCGGTAAATTCAGTAGTTTTTGGATCCTGCTTGGCATCATAAACCACCATACATTTCTCAGATTCTAAAGCCTGAAAATATTTAGGGTAATCAGAAAAAGACAATTCATATCCTTGACTATGCTGATTGGGAGTTAACTCATAAAGATTGGCACAAAAGCTCGCCGAATTATTCTGGTTATAAAACAAAATACTGGCTCTTTCAAGGTTCAAAATTAGGCTAAAAACTTGAGTAATTTCCTGCAATGCCTGCTTTAAATATCCCTGATAAATGCTTTGATTTTTCGCTAACGACAGGAGTCCAGACTGCTGCTTGCTTAACCGATATTCACTACAAAGTAGATTTAATCGTCTTTATCACTTTAATTTTACTTGCTAATACTAGGTTATTTTTTAATAAATTATTTCTCTTTTTTTTTGCTCTAATATCTAATTAATTTTCAGCATTTAGCCGTTTTTTTAGCCTATTTTTTTCTAATTTTTCTAATTAAATACTGAATATTGCGGCAAAAAAAATCAAACTTTTCGGTATTTTAGTTTTGGATAATTCGTCGATTGTCTGTAATACAAAAATTGCCAATTACTCTATTTTATCTATCTAATAGCGTTTGCCAAATATAACTTTTAATTTGGCTTTATTTGATTAAAAAATTTTTATAAAATTATTAGCAAAAAATATTAATAATGATAATATTTATCAAATAAAATTTGAATATTTTTGGTGGTAACTAGACATTTTTTTTAATTATATATTATATCCCAAAGATCATCTGCCAAAGCACAGCCCAAATTACTAAAGGTTTTAATCGCTCTGTCGGGTTTTATATGGCTTCATAAACCATCGCATAGGACACATCAATATCTTGATCTAGATGAGTGACCAAAGCGGAAAAAAATTCACTTACCGTTGCAGTTACCAACACAATATTTTTTAGGGTGTTTTCTGTTCCCAGGCGTTCCCCAATTTATTTTTGCATTTCTTGGTTTAATTGATCTAATTGTTCAGGATTTTTTAAAGCTAAAAATTTTGCCAGTAAATCTACCATTTTTAAAGCTGTATAGCAAAACACTAAAGCGGTGATAGATCGCTCAAATTTTGACCGCCAATAAGCGGGATGCCACAATGTCCAAATATCCAATAAATATCCGATGCCACAGCAAACAATAAAAGCGCCTACTAAGTAGAAAAATCCAAAAAAAGCAGATCCTGGCGTTTGATCGCGAAATAGATTAACATTGCCGAAATCGAAAAATAAGCCAGGGCGATTAGGAAGTCGCTGGTTACATGAAGCCAAACTAAAGGGGGTTGCCACAGGAAGCTGTAACCGTGAGGCATATATTGACTAGGGGAAAAGATGGTTTTGAGAATTTGCCACATTTTCTTGCCGATTGATTATGGGATTTTAAAAAAACGAGAATTAATTGCTATGATACCTTTGAATTATACGTGAAAACTATTTTTTTTTTGCCAAAACATTAATTCATCGTCACTTGAAGGGGATTAGGGTGAGTCAAATTATCGGAAAAAATTACTTGAGCATCCGGGAGGTTTGTTTATCCTAAATAGAGATTATTAGCTCTTTGTCAGGATCTCAGCCCTGCAAATCTTTTGCGATCGCGCTGATTTTTCTTCCCCTAGGGTTTGGCCACGATGAAATTTTTTGCCGATAGGATATAATTACTATATTCTATATTAGATCCATGATGGATGAGTAGGCAAAAGCCCAACCTAAATTTATTAATTTATCTTGGAGCCAATGTTTGACGTAATTTTCCGCAGCCAGCCACTCCCGGCACTCCCCCTTTATGCCCCTTTATGTTAGATATTGGTTAGCTCATGGAAATCAGTTAATTTGAATGATTGGAGGAATATCCTTGTGAATTTTTCGAGAATTTTGGCGATCGCTGTCAATGTGTTTTGGGAAGTGATGCGGGAACGAGTCCTTTATCTGATTGCTTTGTTTGCGATATTTTTATTCGGCACTTTGCGACTGTTGCGAGAATTTGCCCTGGGAACCGAGTATAAAATTATCACCGATTTAGGAATTGCCGGGATTGGGGTAATCGGCTTAATTGTGGCAATTTTTGTCGGCACTGGCATAATTAACAAAGAAATTGAAAAACGCACGGTTTTAGTCCTGTTAGCTAAACCCATTAGCCGCGCCGATCTGATTGTAGGCAAATATCTCGGACTCTCTGGAATTCTGGCAATTCTGATCTTTTTTACCAGTCTGATTTATCTGAGTTTTTTGAGCTTAAATCGAGTAGAATATCCGTTAGGCAGCATTTTAGTCGCCTTATTTTTTATCTTTTTAGAACTGTCTTTACTCACCGCCGTAGCCATGCTTTTGGGGGTGTTTACCAGTTCTTTGTTAGCTACCCTACTCAGTGTTGGGGTTTATGTGATGGGACACTTGAGTCCTGATATTATTAAGGCTGGGGAACTGAGTGAAAATCCGGCTTTGATCGGTTTTACTCGAAACTTATACTTAATTTTACCAGATTTGACCAAGCTAGATTTAAAAAATCAAGCCGTCTATGGTCTATTACCTGACTTGAATACCTTGCTATTTAATGGGATTTATGCTGTAATTTATATTATCCTATTGTTGGCGATCGCTAACTTGATTTTTCGCCAAAAAGAATTTTAACCTTGGCGACAGCCGAAAAATTGTTTTTTGGGTTTTTTTGTTTTTTTGTAGAGAAGCATAGTAGAGAAGCATAGAGTGATGGAAAAACTGAAGCAACTAAAAAATATATTTGCGGAAATGGAGCGAGCATTAATTGCTTATTCCGGTGGAATTGATAGTACCTTAGTCGCCAAAGTTGCTTATGATGTCCTGGGCGATCGCGCTTTAGCGGTAACGGCGGTTTCGGCTTCATTATTGCCCGAAGATTTAGAAGATGCCCGCATTCAAGCAGCGGATATTGGCATTCACCATGAAGAAATTGCCACCCATGAAATGGCCAATCCTAACTACACCTCTAACCCAGTAAATCGCTGCTACTTTTGCAAAAGTGAACTGCATGATACCTTAAAACCCTTAGCCCTGCAACGGGGTTATCCTTATGTAGTGGATGGAGTGAATGCGGATGATTTACAAGATTATCGTCCGGGGATTCAAGCCGCCAAAGAAAGAGGGGCGCGATCGCCTTTAGCGGAAGTGGGCATTACTAAATTAGAAGTCCGACAAATAGCGAAAGAATTGGGTTTACCGTGGTGGGATAAACCCGCCCAACCTTGCCTCAGTTCCCGCTTTCCTTATGGAGAAGAAATCACCATAGCCAAATTGCAGCGAGTCGGTCGTAGCGAACATTATTTACGCCAGTTAGGATTAAAAAATCTGCGGGTTCGTTCAGCGGGGGATACAGCCAAAATTGAATTACCCCCTGAAGAAATTAAACCGTTTATTTTAACCACCGATTTACCCCAACTGGTGGCAACCCTTCAAGAATTTGGCTTTGTTTATGTCACCCTTGATTTAGAAGGATATCGTAGTGGTAAATTAAATCAGGTTTTACCTCCAGAAGTCTTGGCCAATCCGTAAATTAAATAACTTTAAATAACTTTAAATAACTGGCGATCGCCCCAACCCCGATTGGCGGATCTCTCCTTGATCCCCCCTGAAAAAAGGGGGGGCTTTTGAGATGTTTCCAGAATAGACCTCTGGCTTTCATAACGGATCTCCCCTTGATCCCCCCTGAAAAAGGGGGGCTTTTAAGATGTTTCCAGAATCTAATACATCTTACTCAACACTTCTCGAATCGTATCCGCAGAAACTCGATCCGTAATCGTCACCGCCCCGATCGCCGTCGGCAAAACAAACCGGACTTTCCCCGCTTTCACCTTCTTATCCATTTGCAGACTATCTAAAATAGCCTCAATTTCCAAACCCTGGGGTAACTTTGTGGGTAATCCCGCTTTCGCAATCAAAGCCAACTGACGGCGATCGCACAGTTCATCCCAAAGGCCCAAAGCCACCGCTAACCGACTAGCTGCCACCATCCCAATGCCCACCGCTTCACCGTGAATCACCACCGTATAGCCGGTTAAGCTTTCCACCGCGTGACCAATGGTATGACCATAATTCAAAATTGCCCGCAGTCCCGCTTCTTTTTCGTCTTTGCCCACCACATCCGCTTTACTCTGACAAGACCGGACTAAAATATCTTGCAGCAAGCTTTCTCCCAAATAGCCCAACTCGTCGAGGCGTTCTACCGCTTCCATCCGCGCAAATAATTCCGCATCCCAAATCACCCCATATTTAATCACTTCCGCCATCCCCGCCCGAAACTCGCGCACCGGCAGGGTTTGCAGCACCAAAGGGTCAATTAAAACTAAACGCGGTTGATAAAAAGCACCGATGAGATTTTTGCCTTGAGGATGGTTCACCCCAGTTTTGCCGCCAATGGAAGCATCCACCATTGCCAACAGAGTGGTGGGGACTTGGACAAAGTTAATCCCCCGTAACCAAGTGGCTGCCGCAAATCCAGTCATATCGCCAATCACCCCGCCACCGAGAGCAACCA encodes:
- a CDS encoding response regulator, giving the protein MNNEECTLKHFGNPDTPVKDTYLQRTKGGAYTTFGFDIQIENADLTEIATTSKYSKVVGLAPDQPQYRILVVEDRLENRLLLMKMLSRWGFQEVREATNGQEALDILKTWQPDLIWMDMQMPVMNGYEATKRIKANPLSQKIVIIALTASAFEEDRQEILQIGCDDFVLKPFQEQELLVKMEKYLGVLYLYQKSQVFHPLKSKDSTLKREEDIQFYLRQISGDCLSEVYQSAEECSDEIIFQLVAEITP
- a CDS encoding GAF domain-containing protein; the encoded protein is MQEITQVFSLILNLERASILFYNQNNSASFCANLYELTPNQHSQGYELSFSDYPKYFQALESEKCMVVYDAKQDPKTTEFTETYLTPLLISSMLDVPIHLKGEIKGVICI
- a CDS encoding ABC transporter permease, whose amino-acid sequence is MNFSRILAIAVNVFWEVMRERVLYLIALFAIFLFGTLRLLREFALGTEYKIITDLGIAGIGVIGLIVAIFVGTGIINKEIEKRTVLVLLAKPISRADLIVGKYLGLSGILAILIFFTSLIYLSFLSLNRVEYPLGSILVALFFIFLELSLLTAVAMLLGVFTSSLLATLLSVGVYVMGHLSPDIIKAGELSENPALIGFTRNLYLILPDLTKLDLKNQAVYGLLPDLNTLLFNGIYAVIYIILLLAIANLIFRQKEF
- the larE gene encoding ATP-dependent sacrificial sulfur transferase LarE, which produces MEKLKQLKNIFAEMERALIAYSGGIDSTLVAKVAYDVLGDRALAVTAVSASLLPEDLEDARIQAADIGIHHEEIATHEMANPNYTSNPVNRCYFCKSELHDTLKPLALQRGYPYVVDGVNADDLQDYRPGIQAAKERGARSPLAEVGITKLEVRQIAKELGLPWWDKPAQPCLSSRFPYGEEITIAKLQRVGRSEHYLRQLGLKNLRVRSAGDTAKIELPPEEIKPFILTTDLPQLVATLQEFGFVYVTLDLEGYRSGKLNQVLPPEVLANP
- the aroB gene encoding 3-dehydroquinate synthase, yielding MGSVIDVALPENSYQIAIGHNTLDELGATTQGLSEGLSGGQKLGKLGKKVLLVSNPVVFDHYGARAIASLESAGFEVFRCILPDGEEYKTLATIQKIYDTALENRLERSSTMVALGGGVIGDMTGFAAATWLRGINFVQVPTTLLAMVDASIGGKTGVNHPQGKNLIGAFYQPRLVLIDPLVLQTLPVREFRAGMAEVIKYGVIWDAELFARMEAVERLDELGYLGESLLQDILVRSCQSKADVVGKDEKEAGLRAILNYGHTIGHAVESLTGYTVVIHGEAVGIGMVAASRLAVALGLWDELCDRRQLALIAKAGLPTKLPQGLEIEAILDSLQMDKKVKAGKVRFVLPTAIGAVTITDRVSADTIREVLSKMY